From a region of the Mytilus galloprovincialis chromosome 3, xbMytGall1.hap1.1, whole genome shotgun sequence genome:
- the LOC143069723 gene encoding uncharacterized protein LOC143069723, which translates to MSAPMGHDRSRPKPKEDDEEEDPVDKMLTKTGCKELHYLVQDCMGEHNDWRKCQKEVTEFRKCMEKKSS; encoded by the exons ATGTCTGCGCCCATGGGACACGATCGGTCACGACCAAAGCCAAAAGAAGACGACGAGGAAGAAGATCCAGTGGACAAGATGCTTACAAAAACTGGATGCAAAGAATTACATTATCTTGTACAG GATTGTATGGGAGAACATAATGATTGGAGGAAATGTCAAAAAGAGGTCACAGAATTCAGGAAATGTATGGAAAAGAAATCATCTTAA